A stretch of DNA from Hydrogenophaga sp. SL48:
TGGGGCAGCCAGGGCGCGTCCTGCCGGAAGCGCAGGGTGTAGGCGATGTGCGCCAGCAGAAAGGCCACCAGGCCGGGGATGAACAGGCCCTCCAGCATCAGGGCCACGTCGCCCGCGAGCGACGCCAACAGCGCGGCCAGCAGCCAGGCGCTGCCCGGGGCGTCCGGCCGCGAGCGCTGGTGCGCCGCCACCAGGGCCAGTGCGATGCCCATGGTCAGCGGTTTGAACACCAGATGCAGCGTGGCCCAGCCCGTGGCCGCCGTGGCCGCAGAGAGCGCCGCGCATTCGATCAGCAGCAACTCGCCCTGTGAGATGCGCCCCTGCAGCAGCGCGCCCAGCGCCCACAGGCCCGCGAGCAGCACACCGGCCCCGCTGGCGTTGTGCAGCAGCGGGCTGCTGTCGGCGTGCCAGAGGAAGAGCGCCACGCCGCCCAGCAACACCGCGAACTGCAGCGCGGCAAACACCTGCACGGCGCGCGCCACCGGCGGGTCGAAGCGCTGCACGGCGGCGATGTCGAAGGCCGCGACCGGGTGCTTCGCCGCCACGTCCGCCGCCCGCCAGCCCGGGGGATTGAGCCAGGTGCGCAGCTTGTCGCCCCAGCGCGTGGCGTGCCAGCTGTCGCGGGCGAGCGCCGCGTAGACCTCCAGGTTGGCCCAGACCGGGTCCCAGCTCTGCAACGGCTTGCGCGTGCCGTAGACGCAGGGCTCGCGCGGGTCTTCGGGTTCAAACGTGCCGAACAGGTGGTCCCACAGCATCAGGATGCCGCCGTAGTTCTTGTCCACGTAACGATCGTTCACGCCGTGGTGCACGCGGTGGTTGGAGGGCGAGGCGAACCAGCGGTCGAAGCGGCCCATCGAGCCGATCTGCTCGGTGTGGATCCAGAACTGGTACAGCAGGTCGATCAGCCCGACCACGACGAACACCAGCGGCGGCACACCCGCCAGCGCCATCGGCAGGTAGAACACCCAGCCCAGCAGCGGGTAGCTCACCGGCTGGCGCAGCGCGGTGGACAGGTTGTAGTGCTGGCTCTGGTGGTGCACCACGTGCGCGGCCCAGAGCACGCCGACCCGGTGGCCCAGGCGGTGGTTCCAGTAATAGAGGAAGTCGTAGGCCAGCAGCGCCAGCAGCCAGCCCACCGGCGTGGTCCAGAAGCCCGAGTCGGGCCACAGGGCGGCGTGGGTGTACACGGCGGTGTAGATGCCCAGGCGCAGCAGCAGGGCGAACACGGCAGCGACCTGGCTCAGCATGCCCAGGCCGATGCTGGACACCGCGTCGGACAGCCGGTAGGTGTTGCGGCCGCGGCGCAGGCCGACCGCGAACTCGATGGCGATGAGCAGGAGGAAGACCGGCGTGGCGAAGACGATGACCTGGCTGGGTGACATGCCGGCCATTCTGGTCGGCTCTGCTCGAAGGCGCCTCTGGCATCAACCCTGATTGGGCTGAGACGTTGTTCGGCTTGAATGGGGGACGCTGCCCGCTGGGCAAACCGCTTCAGGCGGTACTCCGTGCAATGTGGTCAGCGATGTGCTCTGGTTTTTGGGGGGGCGTGTCATGCGCTGCTTCTCACCGCCCGATACGCCTGCTGCGGATCGTTGGGTTCCTCGGGTCGTGTCATCACCAGGCGTCCGTCGCGCATGAGCGGGCGCAGGTAGTTCTGCCGCACCACCTCGGTGTTGCGGCGCAGCACCAGGGCGAGTTCGTCCACCGGCCACGCGCGTTGGCTGCACAGGGCCACCACCAAGTCTTGTATCTCCTGCGGCGGGTGGCGTTGGCCGATGGCGCCCAGACGGGCGGCCAGGGAGCCGGGCAGGTCGTCCAGCAAGGCGGTGCGGGCGGCGTCTTGCCCGTCGGAGCTCGGGGGGTTGCTAGATAAGGCCCCGGGGTTACTAGACAAGCCGCTGCTCTGGGGCTGCTGGGTGGCGGGGTTGCTAGACAAAGACACCTCTGCTCCGCTCGCTCCTGCGAGGGCGCCCAGACCCAGCCGCTCCGCGGGCACGTAATAGGTGGCCGAGCCCCGGCCTTTTTGCGCCAGCAGACCGGCGTCGCGCAGGCAGCGCAAGGCGGCGCTGGCGCTGAGAGTGTCCACCTTGTTCAGGGCGCGGTAGCTGGCGTTGTCAATGGCGCCAGCCTCGCGCACGACCACAAGGGCCTTGACTTCGTCGGGGCTGAGCTGGGCGTCTTTGAACCGGGCCAGCCAGGCCACGTCGTCGGCGCCCAGAAAGTGGTGGAAGAAGTACCGGGCCACAAACTGGTCGTTGCCGCGGTCGGACTCGAACAGCGGTGGCGTCAGGCCTGCCTGTTCCATGGTGTCGCGCATCACACGGATGCCGCTGCCCTTGGTTTCGGCAAAGCGGGTTTCGTGCAGCACGGCAGCGATTCGCGGGTTGCGCGGCTCGCTGCCGGGTTCGCCCAGGTGCTCGGGCGACTTGAGCGATAAGCCCGGGTTGCGGATTTCCAGCCGGTTGGCGTAGCGAGTTATCTGCACCGGCTGTGGCTGTGGCTGCGGTAGCTGCGGTGCATGAGCGCGTTGACCAACGCTTCACGGATCACGCGTTGGGGGATCACTGGTTTGTCCTGGCGCTGCAGGTCGCCTTCTTTCAAGGCAAAGCCTTTGGGCAGGTCGTCGAGCACGGCGGCCTGGGCGCGGCGGATCAGGCGAAAGAGTGGGTCGCGCAGTTCGATGGTGTCGAAGCGGCGCTCGGGGTCGGGCACCCATTCGCGGCCGGGCACGCGGATGTAGTCCACCCGCGTCATGGGGAAGCAGCGGCGCAGCACCTGCGGTTGGCCAAATAGCATGACGCCGGCCACGGAGGGGCGCAGGGCGCCTTGTTCGTCTTTGCCGATGCATCCAAGCGAGCGCAGCAGTTCTTCGTCGGTCCAGCGCAGTTCTTCGGTGTCGGGGTTGGCTTCGGCGCGGGCCTGGCGGTAGTCGGCCAGGGCTTCGGGGGCGATGTCGTCCAGCGAGGTGTCGGGCACCAGACTGGCGTCGAAACTTTCGCGCTGACGGCCTTGGTAGAACACGGCCAGGTCGTCGTCGGTGCAGTGCTGGTCCACGCTGCCGACGCGGCGCAGTGCGCCTTTGGGGAGGCCCTGGGCTTTGAAAAAGATGGGCTTGTCTTGCGGTTGCGCCTCGGGCACAAAGGCCACCACCACGGCCTGGCCGTTCACCTGCTCGGTGCTCAGCTCGATGCGCACCGGCTGGTTGAAGGTCTCGCGGCACTGGGTGGCGAGGTCGGCGCAGAGCTTGTCGGGCTGTGGCACGCCCTCCACCTGGTAGCTGGGGAACAGGGCACGCCCAGCAGCAACCAGCCGCCGCCCAGGCCGGGCTCGTTGGCAAAGGCGCACACCGTTTCCAGCAGCGACTTGCCGGCCTCGCTGGCGCGCTTGGCCTCGATGCGCTCGGTTTCGTCGAGCAGGTTCAGGTTTTGCAGCAGTTCCAGCGCGGTCATTGGACGCTCGCTTCGGCGGTGACCTCGCTCAGCAACCGCAGGATTTCGGCCTCGGCCTTTGTCAGGTTGGCGTCGATCTTGGCCTGCGGGCGCGGCGGGGTGATCCAGATGAAGCAGGACAGGTGGTGGGATTTGCTCATGGAGGCTAGTTGCGGAGCGTTTCTCGCATGTCTATCGCGGGTCAGCTGGCAGTTTAATCCGCCCGATTTCGGGTAATTGAGTTGTTCCGAGCAACTGGATGAACGCCGTGGGGACCTTCAAACTCAGGCCAACGCACCCCGCGTGTCGATGGTGATCAGGCGCTCGACATGGCCCTGTGTGAGACCCCCACGCACGCCGACAAAAAAGTCGTGCAGGTTGACCGTGGGGTCGCAGTGGCCGGGGATCAGCCAGACCGTGTCGCCCAGCGCGGGCAGCGGGGCGCCGGGGGCGGCGGCGCGGAGCACCCCGTGTTCGTCGCCGCCGTTGGCGAACACCAGGCCGGCGGGGTGGGCGACCCGTGGCAGGCCGCTGTCGATGGCGTGGCTCTTGTGGCCGGCGTCGCAGACCGCGTGGTCCGCGCTGCGGCTCATGACCTGCGACTTGACGAACAGCGCGTGCTCGAACACCGGCGAGGCCGCGTCTCGTTCGTTGGTCGCGTAGTCGGCGTCCATGAACAGGTAGGAGCCGGCCTGCAGCTCGCCCCAGAGCCCGCTGGCGGCCTCGTTCACCAGGCTGCCGGTGCCCGCGCCCGTGACCAGCGGGGCATGGAGGCCGTGCTGGCGCAGCGCGTCGAGTGTCAGGCGCACGGCCTGGGCCGAGGCGGCGATGGCATCGGCGCGCTCGGCCGCGCCGCGGCGGTGTTGGGCACCGCCGTGGTAGGCCTGCAGGCCGGCCCAGCGCATCGCAGGGTGCTGGTGGATGAGGCGCACGAGCGCGAGCGCGGCTTCGCCCGGCGGGACACCGCAGCGGCCCTGGCCGACGTCGATCTCGACGAACACGTCGATGGCCGCCGCTTCATGCACACCCGCCGCCTGCAGCGCCGCCGCGAGCCGGTCAATGCCCTCGGCGCTGTCCACCGCGAGGGCGAAACGGGCCGCGCGGTCGCGCACCGCCCCCGCCAGCCGCTCAAGCTTGTGCGCTGCGATCACTTCGTTGCTGATGTAGATGTTGCCCACGCCCGCTGCCGCGAGCCGCAGCGCCTCGTCGGTCTTCTGCACGCAGACGCCGACCGCGCCCTGCGCCATTTGCAGCCGGGACAGCTCGGCGCTCTTGTGCATCTTGGCGTGGGGCCGCAGGCGCAGCCCGCGCTCGCGCGCGAACGTGGCCATGCGCGCGAGGTTGCGCTCCATGGCATCGAGGTCGATGACCAGCGAGGGCGTGTCGATGGCGTCCACACCCTGGCCGACCCAGGCCTGCGCACGCTGCCAGGTGTCAGGTGGTGCTTTCATCGAGCGAAGCGTCTTGCAGGTGCGAGGTGTCGGCCCAGCCCACCAGGCTCAGGCCCTCGGGCGACCACAGCAGGCGGTTGACGGCCGTGTTGGTCATGACCCAGCTGCGCGGGGCCTGCAGGTCGAGCCGGGTGGCGGCGCGGTAGAGGATGTCAAGCACGCCGCCGTGCGCGACCATCATCACCTGCTCGCCGGGGTGGCGCGCGGCCAGTTCTTCCACCGTGGCGATCACGCGCTCGCGCAACTGCAGCAGCGACTCGCCGCCCGCGGGCACGAAGTCGGGCACGCGCTTGCGCCAGGACAGCGCGTCCTCGGGCCAGCGGGCTTCCAGGTCGGCCCAGGTCTGGCCTTCAAAACGACCGAAGGCGCGCTCACGCAGGCCGGTGTGGGTGGCCACGGTCTGGCCGCGCGCGCGGGCGACCGCCTGTGCGGTCTCCAGGGCGCGGCTCAGGTCGCTGGCGTAGAAGGCGGCGATGGGTTCGTCGCGCAGCGACTGCGCGAGCAGCTCGGCCTGGCGGCGACCGCGCCCGTTGAGCCCGATGTCGGTGTGGCCCTGTATGCGGGTGTCGCGGTTCCATTCGGTTTCGCCGTGGCGCACGGCGAGGATGCGGGTGACTTGCAAGGGGGAACCTGTCAAAAGCGGCGGAATTGGCCTGCACTTTAGCTGTTCACCCGGGGTCTGACCACCCGACAGCGTGGGCGCTGGCGGGTTGTTTCGCCCAGAATACGGGCATGTCCTCATCCGCACCGGCACCGGCGCCGGATTTTTCCTCGCTGTTCCAGTTCCTGCCCATCGGTGCCTACCGCAGCTCGGCGGCGGGCGAGATGCTGCGGGCCAACCCGGCGCTGGTGCGCATCAACGGCTATGAAGACGAACGCTCCATGCTGATCGATGTGAACCGGGCCCACAGCGACTGGTATGCGACGCCGGGGCAGCGTGCGCGTTTTCAAGCGCTGCTGGCGCGCGACGGGTACGTGCGCGGCCTGGTCTCGGAGGTGGTGCGCCACACCGACGGGGGGCACCTGTGGATCAATGAAAACGCCCACACCGTGCGTGACGCGGCGGGCGCGGTGCTCTACTACGAAGGCACCGTGGAGGACATCACCGAGCGGGTTCGGGCGCAGGAGGCGCTTGCCCGCAGCGAAGAACGCCTTCGCCTGCTGACCACCCAGATTCCCGGCATGGTGTTCGTGGTGCAGGTGCCCGACGAGGGCGATCCGGTGTACCGCTTCGTCAGCGCCGGGGTACAGCAGATTTACGGGCTCACGCCGGAAGACGTGCTGCGCGATGCGAACGTGCTCTCGCGCTACCGCCACCCCGACGACGCGCCCCGGTTTGCCGAACACATCCGGCGCATCCATGCGGGTCTGCCGGACATCGGCTTCGAGTACCGCATCGTCCTGCCCGACGGCACCGAGCGCTGGCTGTACCGGCGCTCGGACACGGTGGCGCACGAGGACGGGGGGCAGGTGCGGGTGGGGTTGCTGCTCGACATCACCGACCGCAAGCGGGCCGAGATCGCGCTGCACGAGAGCGAGGCGCTGTGGAAGCTGGCGCTGGACAGCGCGGGCGACGGGGTGTGGGACTGGAACATCGTCACCGGAGCGGAGTACGTGTCGCCGCGCATCAAGGCGATGTACGGGTACACGGACGGCGAGCTGCTCCAGGACTCGAACGAGCTGGATGAGCGAACCCATCCCGACGACGTGCCTCAGATGCAGGCCGACCGCGCCGCCCACTTTGACGGACGCATGCCGGTCTACCGCAACGAGCACCGCATCCGGTGCAAGGACGGCAGCTGGAAGTGGGTGCTGTCGCGTGGCATGGTGATCGCCCGCGACGACCAGGGCCGACCGCTGCGCATGGTGGGCACGCACACCGACATCTCCGAGCTCAAGGCCGCCGAGGCCCACCAGCGTGCGCTGGAGACGCAGCTGCGCGAATCGCAGAAGATGGAAGCCATCGGCACGCTGGCCGGTGGCGTGGCGCACGATTTCAACAACCTGCTGGCCGCCATCCTGGGCAACCTGGCGCTCGCGCGAGAAGACGTGGGGCCCGACCACCTGGCGCAGGAAAGCCTGACCGAGATCGGCCGCGCCGCGATCCGTGCGCGCCAGCTGGTGCAGCAGATCCTGGCGTTCAGCCGGCGCCAGACGCAGGAGCTGCAACGCCAGCCGCTGCTGCCGCTGGTGGAAGACGCCCTGCGCCTGCTGCGTTCGCTGCTGCCGGCGGGCGTGCGCCTGAACACGCGCCTGGGCGCCGCGGCGATGCCGGTGCTGGCCGACGCCACGCAGATCCAGCAGGTGCTCATGAACCTGTGCACCAACGCCTGGCAGGCCATGGGGGCGCAGCCGGGCGACATCACCGTGGCTTTGCGCGAAACCCCGGTGGACGCGTCGCTGGCCCTGAAGCTGGGCGGCATCGACCCGGGGGCTTACGTGTGCCTCAGCGTGGCCGACAACGGCCCGGGCATGGGCGCCGACACGCAGCGCCGCAT
This window harbors:
- a CDS encoding hybrid sensor histidine kinase/response regulator, which codes for MSSSAPAPAPDFSSLFQFLPIGAYRSSAAGEMLRANPALVRINGYEDERSMLIDVNRAHSDWYATPGQRARFQALLARDGYVRGLVSEVVRHTDGGHLWINENAHTVRDAAGAVLYYEGTVEDITERVRAQEALARSEERLRLLTTQIPGMVFVVQVPDEGDPVYRFVSAGVQQIYGLTPEDVLRDANVLSRYRHPDDAPRFAEHIRRIHAGLPDIGFEYRIVLPDGTERWLYRRSDTVAHEDGGQVRVGLLLDITDRKRAEIALHESEALWKLALDSAGDGVWDWNIVTGAEYVSPRIKAMYGYTDGELLQDSNELDERTHPDDVPQMQADRAAHFDGRMPVYRNEHRIRCKDGSWKWVLSRGMVIARDDQGRPLRMVGTHTDISELKAAEAHQRALETQLRESQKMEAIGTLAGGVAHDFNNLLAAILGNLALAREDVGPDHLAQESLTEIGRAAIRARQLVQQILAFSRRQTQELQRQPLLPLVEDALRLLRSLLPAGVRLNTRLGAAAMPVLADATQIQQVLMNLCTNAWQAMGAQPGDITVALRETPVDASLALKLGGIDPGAYVCLSVADNGPGMGADTQRRIFEPFFTTKAPGSGTGLGLSVVHGIVKAHRGAIAVHSMPGEGARFDVYLPLASNAATAEAPSGQVPGPAPAPAPAAAGRHIVYVDDYEALVFLAGRLLRKHGYRVTTFVSGEEALDWFRRSQEPVDLLVTDQNMPGMSGVELVRAVRELRPSQRMAIVSGHVNEQLVNEAQAVGVSDVLGKQDSMDALAESVRQLLDPG
- a CDS encoding DSD1 family PLP-dependent enzyme: MKAPPDTWQRAQAWVGQGVDAIDTPSLVIDLDAMERNLARMATFARERGLRLRPHAKMHKSAELSRLQMAQGAVGVCVQKTDEALRLAAAGVGNIYISNEVIAAHKLERLAGAVRDRAARFALAVDSAEGIDRLAAALQAAGVHEAAAIDVFVEIDVGQGRCGVPPGEAALALVRLIHQHPAMRWAGLQAYHGGAQHRRGAAERADAIAASAQAVRLTLDALRQHGLHAPLVTGAGTGSLVNEAASGLWGELQAGSYLFMDADYATNERDAASPVFEHALFVKSQVMSRSADHAVCDAGHKSHAIDSGLPRVAHPAGLVFANGGDEHGVLRAAAPGAPLPALGDTVWLIPGHCDPTVNLHDFFVGVRGGLTQGHVERLITIDTRGALA
- a CDS encoding AlbA family DNA-binding domain-containing protein; the protein is MPQPDKLCADLATQCRETFNQPVRIELSTEQVNGQAVVVAFVPEAQPQDKPIFFKAQGLPKGALRRVGSVDQHCTDDDLAVFYQGRQRESFDASLVPDTSLDDIAPEALADYRQARAEANPDTEELRWTDEELLRSLGCIGKDEQGALRPSVAGVMLFGQPQVLRRCFPMTRVDYIRVPGREWVPDPERRFDTIELRDPLFRLIRRAQAAVLDDLPKGFALKEGDLQRQDKPVIPQRVIREALVNALMHRSYRSHSHSRCR
- a CDS encoding lysoplasmalogenase family protein, whose protein sequence is MSPSQVIVFATPVFLLLIAIEFAVGLRRGRNTYRLSDAVSSIGLGMLSQVAAVFALLLRLGIYTAVYTHAALWPDSGFWTTPVGWLLALLAYDFLYYWNHRLGHRVGVLWAAHVVHHQSQHYNLSTALRQPVSYPLLGWVFYLPMALAGVPPLVFVVVGLIDLLYQFWIHTEQIGSMGRFDRWFASPSNHRVHHGVNDRYVDKNYGGILMLWDHLFGTFEPEDPREPCVYGTRKPLQSWDPVWANLEVYAALARDSWHATRWGDKLRTWLNPPGWRAADVAAKHPVAAFDIAAVQRFDPPVARAVQVFAALQFAVLLGGVALFLWHADSSPLLHNASGAGVLLAGLWALGALLQGRISQGELLLIECAALSAATAATGWATLHLVFKPLTMGIALALVAAHQRSRPDAPGSAWLLAALLASLAGDVALMLEGLFIPGLVAFLLAHIAYTLRFRQDAPWLPQRRVWAGVSALGTMVYALLWAGGLPPGLRVPVAVYVLAITLMASQSLGRASVWRDGPSRLVAAGALCFMVSDTLLAINRFVTPLPASALWVLGSYGAAQCLMVMGLLRAADTARA
- a CDS encoding AlbA family DNA-binding domain-containing protein yields the protein MTALELLQNLNLLDETERIEAKRASEAGKSLLETVCAFANEPGLGGGWLLLGVPCSPATRWRACHSPTSSAPTSPPSAARPSTSRCASS
- a CDS encoding ATP-binding protein — translated: MQITRYANRLEIRNPGLSLKSPEHLGEPGSEPRNPRIAAVLHETRFAETKGSGIRVMRDTMEQAGLTPPLFESDRGNDQFVARYFFHHFLGADDVAWLARFKDAQLSPDEVKALVVVREAGAIDNASYRALNKVDTLSASAALRCLRDAGLLAQKGRGSATYYVPAERLGLGALAGASGAEVSLSSNPATQQPQSSGLSSNPGALSSNPPSSDGQDAARTALLDDLPGSLAARLGAIGQRHPPQEIQDLVVALCSQRAWPVDELALVLRRNTEVVRQNYLRPLMRDGRLVMTRPEEPNDPQQAYRAVRSSA
- a CDS encoding histidine phosphatase family protein — protein: MQVTRILAVRHGETEWNRDTRIQGHTDIGLNGRGRRQAELLAQSLRDEPIAAFYASDLSRALETAQAVARARGQTVATHTGLRERAFGRFEGQTWADLEARWPEDALSWRKRVPDFVPAGGESLLQLRERVIATVEELAARHPGEQVMMVAHGGVLDILYRAATRLDLQAPRSWVMTNTAVNRLLWSPEGLSLVGWADTSHLQDASLDESTT